A region of the Candidatus Dormiibacterota bacterium genome:
AGGTGTTCGTCTTCTTCGTCATGACGGTGGCCGCGGCCGAGGCCGCCGTCGGGCTGGCCATCATCATCGCCCTGTTCCGCAGGCGCCTCACGACAGACGTGGAGGACGCCAGCCTGATGCGCTGGTGACATGATGCTGCAGCTGCTCTGGCTCGTGCCGCTCCTCCCCTTCGCCGGCTTCGCCGTGAACGGTCTTTTCGGCGCCCGTTTCCTGTCACGCCGCGTCGTGGGCCTCATCGCCTGCGCGGCGGTCCTCGCGTCGTTCGTCATCTCCGCCGGGGCGTTCGTGGAGCTGCACGATCGCCCGGCCGCGACCCCGTTCTTCACCCAGGATCTCTTCGAGTGGATGCCGATGGGGCAGGCCGCCGAGGGCGGCGACCTCACCGTGCGCTGGTCGTATCTGCTCGACCCGCTGTCGGCGGTGATGCTGCTGGTGGTGACGGGGGTGGGGTTCCTGATCCACGTGTACTCGGTCGGCTACATGGAGCACGAGCCGCAGGCGGCGTTCGCGCGGTTCTTC
Encoded here:
- a CDS encoding NADH-quinone oxidoreductase subunit L, whose amino-acid sequence is MMLQLLWLVPLLPFAGFAVNGLFGARFLSRRVVGLIACAAVLASFVISAGAFVELHDRPAATPFFTQDLFEWMPMGQAAEGGDLTVRWSYLLDPLSAVMLLVVTGVGFLIHVYSVGYMEHEPQAAFARFFAYLNLFMAMMLTLVLGASLPVVFVGWEGVGLCSYLLIGFYYDRMFDEKT